The Deinobacterium chartae genome contains a region encoding:
- a CDS encoding catalase yields MIDRKPEGNTPLSPLTTNQGVRIHDNQNSRTAGVRGPVLLEDYQMIEKIAHFDRERIPQRVVHAQGAGAHGYFETYGRVGDRPVGEFTAADFLQRPGERTPVFVRFSTVIHGLNSPETLRDPRGFAVKFYTREGNYDLVGNNLPVFFIRDGIKFPDVIHALKPAPQTNLQTNDHYWDFFSLTPEATHMLTWLFSNRGIPADYRHQEGFGVHTFKWVNARGEEIYVKYHWKPKQGVRNLTRAQAAEIQARDFQHATRDLFESIERGDYPEWELCVQLMPIELEDSLRFDPLDVTKTWPEDEFPLLPVGRMVLDRNPRNYFAEVEQVAFAPSVLVPGIELSADKMLQVRAFSYPDTQRYRLGANYAQLPINCPFAPVANNQRDGFMAFGDNGGSRINYEPNSLEGGLKEARGGTVSGHAGRLEGHVVRQTIDRREDFYQAGERYRSLSEADRDNLVDNLVDNIAPVRSEAIKLRLICNFARADFEFGRRVAEGLGIALPEELLNHAAH; encoded by the coding sequence ATGATTGACCGCAAACCCGAAGGCAACACCCCGCTCAGCCCCTTGACCACCAATCAGGGCGTGCGCATCCACGACAACCAGAACTCGCGCACCGCCGGGGTGCGCGGCCCGGTGCTGCTCGAGGACTACCAGATGATCGAGAAGATCGCGCACTTTGACCGCGAGCGCATTCCGCAGCGCGTGGTGCACGCTCAGGGTGCCGGCGCTCACGGTTACTTCGAGACCTATGGCCGGGTAGGGGACCGCCCGGTCGGCGAGTTCACCGCTGCCGACTTCCTGCAGCGCCCCGGCGAGCGCACCCCGGTGTTCGTGCGCTTCTCGACCGTGATTCACGGTCTTAACAGCCCCGAGACCCTGCGCGACCCGCGCGGCTTCGCGGTCAAGTTCTACACCCGCGAGGGCAACTACGACCTGGTGGGCAACAACTTGCCGGTGTTCTTCATCCGCGACGGCATCAAGTTTCCCGACGTGATCCACGCGCTCAAGCCCGCTCCGCAGACCAACCTCCAGACCAACGACCACTACTGGGACTTTTTCAGCCTGACACCCGAGGCGACCCACATGCTGACCTGGCTGTTCTCGAATCGGGGCATCCCGGCCGACTACCGCCACCAGGAGGGTTTCGGGGTCCACACCTTCAAATGGGTGAACGCGCGTGGCGAGGAGATCTACGTCAAGTATCACTGGAAGCCCAAACAGGGCGTGCGTAACCTCACCCGTGCCCAGGCGGCGGAGATCCAGGCCCGCGACTTCCAGCACGCGACCCGTGACCTGTTCGAGTCCATCGAGCGCGGCGACTACCCCGAGTGGGAGCTGTGCGTGCAGCTGATGCCGATCGAGCTCGAAGACAGCCTGCGCTTTGATCCGCTCGACGTTACCAAGACCTGGCCCGAAGACGAGTTCCCGCTGCTGCCGGTGGGCCGCATGGTGCTCGACCGCAACCCGCGCAACTACTTCGCCGAGGTCGAGCAGGTCGCCTTTGCGCCCTCGGTGCTGGTCCCCGGCATCGAACTGTCGGCCGACAAGATGCTGCAGGTGCGCGCCTTCTCCTACCCGGACACCCAGCGCTACCGCCTGGGTGCGAACTACGCCCAGCTCCCGATCAACTGCCCCTTCGCTCCGGTTGCCAACAACCAGCGCGACGGCTTCATGGCCTTTGGGGACAACGGCGGCAGCCGCATCAACTACGAGCCCAACAGCCTCGAGGGAGGCCTCAAAGAGGCGCGCGGGGGAACCGTGAGCGGGCACGCCGGGCGTCTCGAGGGTCACGTGGTGCGCCAGACCATCGACCGGCGCGAGGACTTTTACCAGGCGGGCGAGCGTTATCGCAGCCTGAGCGAAGCGGATCGCGATAACCTGGTGGATAACCTGGTGGACAACATCGCGCCGGTACGCAGCGAGGCGATCAAGCTGCGCCTGATCTGCAACTTCGCCCGCGCCGACTTCGAGTTCGGCCGCCGCGTGGCCGAGGGACTGGGGATTGCCCTGCCCGAGGAACTGCTGAACCACGCGGCCCACTGA
- a CDS encoding Fur family transcriptional regulator: MMRRDDLTRYLEERGLRATTPRLRLLAFFAEHSGHFTPEEIFERLRASGEGVSIATLYQNLRTFRERGLLEEVTGPGGELRYDANLVPHHHLVCVSCGRMTDLEFEVPPLALPAPSAGWSVFERRLEVRGLCPDCRARQGA; this comes from the coding sequence ATGATGCGCCGCGACGACCTGACCCGCTACCTCGAGGAACGCGGCCTGCGCGCCACCACACCGCGCCTGAGGCTACTGGCTTTTTTCGCGGAGCACTCGGGGCACTTCACGCCCGAGGAGATCTTCGAACGCCTGCGGGCTTCGGGCGAGGGCGTCTCGATCGCCACGCTCTACCAGAACCTGCGTACCTTCCGCGAGCGCGGCCTGCTCGAGGAGGTCACCGGACCGGGCGGAGAACTGCGCTACGACGCCAACTTGGTACCGCATCACCACCTGGTATGCGTGAGCTGTGGGCGGATGACCGACCTCGAGTTCGAAGTGCCTCCGTTGGCTCTGCCTGCCCCCAGCGCGGGCTGGAGCGTGTTCGAACGCCGCCTCGAGGTGCGGGGGCTGTGCCCGGACTGCCGGGCGAGGCAGGGTGCCTGA